One Triticum dicoccoides isolate Atlit2015 ecotype Zavitan chromosome 3B, WEW_v2.0, whole genome shotgun sequence genomic window, AACAACTATTAGAAATACTATGGGCAAAAGTGCTTATGGGAAGCATTCATTCGGTACTATCCGAGTCCATTGACTTAAAATATACCATAGCCTCATAAGAGTAAACAAAATGCATAGAAATTACCTTGATTCCAGTATTTGTGGCATCTCTCGTTGCTTGAAGCAACGGATTAAACATGGGATTAAAAGCGACAGTAAATGCCGAATCAACTATGTGGCCTGGGAATAGTTACACTATCGTGTTAATTTTTGAAAGCATAAATATCATGAATTCATACTTGCAACTTTGCAAGGACAAAAAACACAAATATACATTAAAATCATTGATGAAAGGACTGAACAAAATATTAAAATAGACATACCATCTATATGTGTCCCAAAATCTAGTTTCATCACATCATCATATTGTAGTACAGTTTTATCACCAGAATTCGGAGTCCAGTGAGCTGCAACCCTAAGCACCAAACAAATTCGTTATTGTAAGAAGGGGAAGCAGTACTATAGATCGCATCTAGAGGAATACCATACCAATTCAAGGAGCATCCTGTTGGAAAGGCAATACCCGCTTGTAGTCCATTCTCCTTGATAAGTTTCCGAACCAAGTTTTCCAAAGTTTCGCATAGTTCAATCATTAGCATTCCAGGCTTTACAATGCTCCTCATGTATTTCCGCACCTTGTAAAATATCATACATCGTAGAGTTGTAaccaacaacacaaagaaaatgaaGCTGCCAAAACCCAACAATGCTTGAACATTCTAAACCTGTCGATGAACTTCTGCAGCCCGACGAATAGAATTATACATCGGTTTTTGTAGTCGTTCCTGTTCTCTCTTTTCTTCACTAGTTGTTCTATATAAATTACTGAAAAGAAATAACATCATTAAATtaagaagacaagataatatgatTTTGCAGAGTGCTTCATTAGCAATAAATGAAACACAATAGTATTTTGCATCATTTTCAAAAGTTAAGATCACATGCAATTTTGACCTTGGCCTGTTTTATGAAGTTAAAGAACACCATACTCCGATCATTTAATACTTCATTACCACAAAAATTGAAATCGACTAATACTTActcatccttgtattgctggatttCACCCTCAGGAAAGTCGCCTGAAGGGAAAAGCTCATCAACAGGGACTGACGGAGGATCTTTCTGTTGAAGAGGGTCCTTCTTCTTTCTACATAAAACATGTGATATGCTCTTAAAATGGAGCAAACCAAACAAGAACGTTAATTATTCAACTGAATGATAGAACTCACTtggcctttcttttcttctttttcttctttgcagccaCCGAAGCTATCCATTCGAGACGAACAGTTAGAATAATCACATGATTGATATCCTAGTTTCTAAATGCTAGCAATAATTGTCGAAGATCCACTGGTCCAGCTCTAATTGAAAAACTCGGAAATGAGAATTTGATATGTAGTCACCTGCTGCGTCATCTTCAGAACGACCATCCACTTGCGCATCATCATCGTGTTTTGGTGGTGAGGGCTGAGCTCCGGGAGTCCCACCACTAATATATGCAACCTTGAATTCTTTTGACGAGGTTGCATCCGACTCTATACTAGATGCCTTTTCCAGAGTGTCCTGTAGAAAAAATAGGAAGCTTAGGGCATCTCTAGCCGAACACAAAAATTTAGACCCTCAAAAGCCTCCTCAAACCTTAACTCCCCAATTTTGATGAGTTGAGAAAAGGTGGTTCCTAGGCTCCTAGCCGAACTCCTAAACTTAACTCCCTAAAAACATTTGCATACAATTTCATTTCAAACTACTCAATTATGTAATGAAACAAAGGTAGCACATCATACATAGCATAATTATATGGTTCAGATAACATACAACTACTTAAAACTACATAGCACACTTAAAACTACTGGGAATCCTCCATGAGCTCATCCCAGTTCACCTCCGAGTAGCCGGAGTCAGAGGAGCCAAAGGAAATATCGATCATCCCCGTGGCAATGGAGGATACCACGCTTCTTATAGGCCTTGTAGAACGCTTGTTCCTCGGTGACGAGCTTTGGATGCTTCGCTCTAATCTCGGATAGATAGGCCTCATCGATTTGCTCGGCCTTGATCTGCTCGATGCATCACAAGTCTCTTTCTCCTCGCGATGGGAGACCAACTGAGGCTCCCGGAAGTTCGGGGCGCTACGACTGCCGAGGGGGAAATTAACCTTTTCCCGGCGTCCGAACAAGCACGGCGCTGCCACCTCGTACGCATGAGCTGCCTACTCCATGGACTGGAAAGTGTCGAGCCAATACCTCTCTTGCATGTATGAATTGCGGATATCTGCCACCCAAGTACCCCACAACCGATCACGCACACGGCactgcttcttcttcttattcGGCAGTGGCAATGGCAACTAAGACATGGATCTTGAGCGGGGCGGGTGCGGCGGTGCTCGAGGCAGCCGGGCAGATTCGGCGGTGGCCCTTCTTGTCGATTCAACTGAGATGAGGCCGGGTTGCAACTTGATCATTGATTTCGGCGACGGCGGCTAGAGGCTAGATTCATCGATTCTGGCGACGGCGGCGACCGATGATTGAATTTGCGTGGGACGGGATGTGGGCAGGGGCGCTTGGTGGCTAGCGAAAGCAAGGAGGGTGGCGCCGACGTGAATGCTGGTCATTGGGGGAGAGTGGCGGTTGTAGGGGGGTGGCGACTTGTATGCTAAGAAGTGGCTGGGGCTGCTCATATTTGTGGTGAGGTCCACACACCGCTTTAATTTTTTGAGGAGTTAAACCAGTCGAGGGTTCGACTAGGTCAGATTTAACTCCTCAAGAGGAGAAATTTTGAGGAGTTATACCCTTTTGAGGGTTCTGCTAGAGTTGCCCTTATTTACCATATATAGCAGTGCAACGATCATTCAAGAGAAGATGGCATGTAACCACAGTAGTTTCCATCTGTTGTAGGAGTATTTCCATCACATATCACTTTCTAACTGGATTATGGAAAGGCTAGCCATGTCATCTAGTCAAAGGCTCTAAATTAAACTATGAGAGGAATTCAAGGGACAAGCTACAGAAACAGATAGAGACAAAGTACGAACACAATGCGACCAAGTTTTCCAATGGGGTAATGTAAAAAAAAACAATTATGACAAGAAACAACGGGTAGTTGTGTTGACTTTTTTTGTGTTGGGAAGGTAGTTGTTGGCTTGTTGTGATTACCAATTCTGCTTGGCAGAATAGTATGGGTCAATAATAGTATGTATGGTTCTTGTTCATCCCCAATATTTTCTCTAGCAGCAACATAAGTAGTATGAAATATGCCAAAGCAACCATGCATGCAATGCAAGATATGGCGAGGTAAAACATTCACAGCTAGTTCAAGGCAAAAAGGTACTTTTGCAGCACAGTGCTTACTTTGGCTTCCTGAGTTTGCCCAACATCAACATGGAATGCCTCCATCTCCTTGGTTAACGTTGCTGCACCTGTGCTAGCCCCAGCCATATTGTATCTTATTAATTGAAAAACTGAATGAGCAGAATTAATGAACATCATAAGTACCAATTCATCCAAGGATAAATTACATATGAGAATAAATTTATCACCCTTTAGAAGGAAAATCCAGTATTCACTATCTCACAGAAGCTCGCAACATCCCTGAAACTATTAGGCCGTGTCTGGGAGCAAGGAACATATATGTACCGTTGGTAATTTACTAGCAGGTAAGCACATACTTCAAACTGAGAGCTTTGAGCATGCATTTGTACAAGAACCAGTCTAGCATACTTGTAGCATATACTTGCACAAACAGTGACCCATGAGTTGAAAATGTTAACTGATAGACTTTATGAATTAAACCCATCGACTGGGTCATATGGGCAACAAACTGATCAGTCATCCACAAGAAACAAATTTCTGATAAATAAAGGAAAGCATACCAAGTCATACGCGGCCCAAACAACCATGAGAAACATCAGAATAACCATGAATATGGAAAATGAGCTTGATTGACTCATACAATCCGATCTAAATAACTGTTCGACTAAGCAGGAGGAAAGGAAAGTACCTTTATGGGTTCGGTTCACAAAGTTTCTTTGTAGCTCAGAAGCGTTTGTGGGGAGGAGGTGCAGAAGCGAATCAACCGAGAGGAAGCCGGAAGAAGCAGAGATAGCGGCGGCAGCGCGTGAAACAGGAGGGATGAGAACGCTCGCGGCCGGAAGTCGTAGGCGAGGTATTCTCCCTCCGCATGAAACCTGCCTGCGAGGAAGAAATATGGGTTAGATAGACTTGGACAGGAGCAAGAAGCTTCCGCGCGTGCTGCGAGGGAGAAACGAAATGGGTTGTTAGACTTTTGGAGCAAGAGCAAAGAACGCTTTGTACGACTGGTCTTAACCCAGAACCGTACggacttttttcttttcttttgaccaTAACGTAGGAAAACCTTATTTGCCGCAAGTTGAAACCTTTCTTTTTTGTACAATTCTGTATACACTGAAACATTTTTTTTACACATTTGAACATTTCGTAAATACGTGACTAACCATTTTCCAATATATGTTTCGATATCTACTTCGTTTCAACACAGCAgtgtacatttttcatatacatccgAAACAATATTTTTACAGGTTCAATATTTTCAAATACATAATTATCATTTTTACAAATAAATAGttttgaatattttttcaaatacatcTTGTAAACATTCTGTATACATCCGGAAAACTTTTTTTATACATGTTAAAGATTTTTCAAATACAGTATTAACGTAGTTTTTTAAACACATGTTTGGACCTTTCTCTCAATATGTACATATTCCAAAGacactttgaacattttttgaaagatACGAAACATTTTATAAAACTACGCCAATATTTGTTTACATTGTTTGAACATCTTTTTAAATGTCACATGTATATATTTGAAACGTGgtcatgtacatttttaaaatgctaggaaacatttttttaattatgcAAACATTTTCTACCGTTGTGCAACAATTGTTTCTCAAAAATTTGTCTCGCCATTTTTTGAATGCTATAGTTTTAAAAAAATATCTGCCATTTCATGTCTAGATGTGAAATAGTTATCTCACATCTAACTTTGTAACCATGTGATGTACGCATGGCATCAAGATTCATATTCTTTAAATTTTTTACCGTtaaatttttttttgagaaactttgTATCGTTAGGTGTTGTTCCCGTGAGTTGCCTTAACATGGGTTGCCTCAACGTGAAAAAgtgatttctttttcttttctttttttgttttctttttctttaatcttcttatttatttatttatttcaaatGCATAAACTTTAAATTTCatgattgtttttattttattttatcttttcaactttttcctttaaaaaaaatcatgatttttttacaTTGTTGCTAGCTGACTGACCACTGTCAAACGTCCACCACCAAACAGAGCAGATGTCTTTTTTCTTGTGCTAGTTGAAATCCACTATCGACTTGTAATTGGGGCTCAAACTTTTTCTATTTCTGTTGCATTTTCGCACTTGACTCGCAACTGGACCTCAACATTTTCTGTCCCAGTTACAAGTTCAACCTCAACGCGCAACTGGTGCCTAATTTATTTTAGTCCCAATTGCAAGttcaccatcaactcgcaactaggaagCGACCttctttttgtcccagttgcaagtccatcgaCTCACAACTCGGGGCCCGACCTTTTTTCCAGTTGATAGTCCAACCTCAACTCACAATTGGGGTacacttttttgtcccagttgtaAGTCTATCGTCGGCCCGCAACTGGGCCTAACATTATttttcccagttgcaagtccacccttgactcgaaACCGGGCCCCGATCTTTTTTGTCTCATTTGCAAGTACACACTCGACTCGCAATTGGGGCCCAACACTTTTTTTCCTAGTtcaaagtccaccctcgactcgcaagtgGGACGTGGCCTTTTTTTCTTCTAATTGCAattccttgactcgcaactgggcccGAACCTTctcttgtcccagttgcaagtccatcctcgactcTGCAAGTAGGGTGTGACTTTTTTTTcttctagttgcaagtccacccttgagtCGCAACTAGGACCCGAccattttttgtcccagttgcaagtccgccCTCAACTCGCAAGTGGGCTCATAGTTTGTTGTTGCCCAGTTGCAAGTCcctcctcgactcgcaactgggatgTTTTTTTTTGCCTCACTTGCAGGCCACCCTCAACTCGCAACCCGTATCATTGTTTTATATATTTGTCTCAGTTATAAGTCTACCCTTGATTCACAACTACGCATGTAGTTTGTTTTATCCCAGTTATAAGTCCACCTTTGACTCGTAACTGGTTGTGTGTTTTTGTCTTTCATCCTAGTTGAAAGTCCATCCTTAACTTGAAACTGGAACCATAGTTTGTTTTATCATAGTTGCAAGTCGATCATTGACTCCCAACTGGTCTCATAGTTTGTAGTTGTCCTAGTTGTGAGTTCACCCTCAACTCGCAAGTCAGCTCGTAGTTCTCTTAGTTAAAAGCCCATCCTTTGACTCACAACTAGGCTTGTGCTTTGTTTTGCAACACACAACTTGCCTCGACCACTATCTAGTCCCATGTCAAAACCCAACATGTAAACCCACCCGACCCAGTTGCATTGCCTGAAAAAAAAACCCCGACCCAGTTGCATGTCCAAGCAACACATGCAACTCATGGCCGACATAGTTGCATGTCCACTCTCGGCACGCAACTCATTCCAACCCAGTACCATTGTAAAGTTGTATTTTTTTTGTAAATACATGTCCACTTTTGtaatacacattgtatattttttcgTATACACGGGAACACTTTTTAATACACATTGCACagttttttaaaatacatgatgaatatattTTTTCAAATACAGACCCAGGCTTTTTTAGAATACAtggtaaacatttttcaaattcttacTATTCATTCTTTTAAATGGTATGGAACTTTTttgaaaacattatgtgaacatttttttatgttaaataaaataaattatataaaatgttgtgatttttttaaatgcatgatgTATCTTTTAAATAATACTCATGAACATTTATTTCAATGTTATTTTTTTCATTATTTAATACATTTTTTAAACAACACAAACATTCTTTTGAAATGAATGATTTTTAAAATGTCAAAAATTTCAAAATGTTGCAAAAAGAAATTATAGATAAAATATtattaaaataaaaatagaataaatttattcaattttttaaaaaaatctttgGAATTTAAAAAGTGTCCACACTATAAGAACTGTTCGGGGATTTTTAAGATTGTccatgttttcaaaatttgttcatgaaGAAATTGTCTAGAATAATAAATTTTGTTCctaatttctaaaaaacagaattaTAAAGTTTATCCGCATTTGAAAAATATTTATCAATATTTTTTTATGTTTTCAAAAACATTGCATGTTTCAAAAAGTTGACAACTGTAAAATAGATTTCAAAAATTTCAAACATGTCTTCTAATCTGGACGTTGTGCTTTATTCTTAATTAATCCCCGTTTCCTAATTGTCAACAGCCATTATGTGTTGGAGTGGTCGAAACTGTCATTCCTTTGTATTAGGACCCGAGTTCaatttatgtactccctccgttcctaaatataattttttttagagatttcaatatagactacatatggacgtatgtagatatattttagagtttAGATTCACTTAAGTTGCTTCGATTGTAGTCTATATTAAAATCTGTAAAAGTATTTACATTTAGGAACGACGGGAGTAGATACTACGTGGAGTCGGCGGCTACGAGTGGGAGATCAGACGATTCTACCCGTTTGGGATTAACAAGGACTATACCGGGCAACGCCTCGTGCTTCCTTTGCTACGCACTGTGTAGTTTACTCTTTTTGTTTTTGTCACGCTCCAGAAAAAAAAAGCTGCTCATGTCACAACTTAGATGTGTATATAGTCAGATCCTTTAAAGAAAACTACACTCATATTTCTTTTTCgaaatgtgtgaacattttttaaattcccgATGAACATTTCTAAAAACATGGGGACAACTTCTAAAGTTAcatgaaaattaaaaaaattaaggtTTTGATGCAACTCATGTAAGCAACTCTTAATTACGCCCtctgttccttgatataaggtgtatagttttttaagaaaaaaaccaaaatataaggtgtattgcgttgcaccacttgtttggataatttttttagggatttgattacatattCTTATATcaagcaagctcctctattttgtcatgtcaattagtcaggtgaaatctcgcccaaaacttgtgaaattttcccttcacgtgtgttctttaattttcgtgccaaaaactatacaccctatatttaggaatgaagggagtacatgAGAAGGAAAAGGATGAACTGACGAATGTAAAGaggaaaagaaggaaaaaaaacaaCGAACGGAGGGTAGTGTACGATGAAAGGAACGAGGCTAGATTTTTTTTCTGAGACAAAGAAGCTAAGCTTATATATACGCAAACTGAACGAAGCTAGCCTACCGGCCCAATACACGTTCGATGTAGGGGAGGCGAAATATAGTAGAGTAACTAGTTGATGAGCGCTCCTTCCGCAACCTTTCCAACGATCATATGGGGTGGACTGAGAGCGCGTCATTTGGCCCAACGATCACGTGATGCGCTCTCAGCCGCAGCCACGTGTCGTGCTCTAGACGCTTTTTTTAAATTTTGCTTTTTATTTCCCTGACGTGTTTTCTGCTTTTTAGATGCTTCTTCGGATTTTTTTGACTTTTCAGTTTACCACCCGTCTTTCTTAACTTTTCGATAAAAGAAAAATTTTGAAATAAAAATTGCgtcaaaaaaatgcatttttctaCCGTAAGAGGCATGGTTTTTctcccgcgagaggcacggccgtgcctatcGTAAACAAAAAAAAActgtgttttctcttttcttttttgagaggcatggttttgcttccgcaagacgcacggccatgcctctcgaaaatgaaaaaaacacatttctttttctttcatgagaggcacgattttgttttcgcgagagggacgaccgtgcctctcggaaacgagaaAAAAAACACGTTCACCTAGTTCGTCCGTCGCTTGTCCGCCTTTGTTGTCTACATGCATGTATTTGTATTGATTTGGGGGATTGGGAAGTGGCCAAGCGGGAACATGGTTGCCCGGGCGGACGAATTGTTTCCCTTCAAAGATCAATGACAACATTAGCCAAACACAATAGCCATATGACGTCATTGCAAAGCTAGCTGGAGGTAAATCTGTGACCACCAAGTCCAAGATGCGGCTCCACATATATGCACTGACAAAGCACACAAGCATAAGTGATTCAGGTCTTGTAAATGNNNNNNNNNNNNNNNNNNNNNNNNNNNNNNNNNNNNNNNNNNNNNNNNNNNNNNNNNNNNNNNNNNNNNNNNNNNNNNNNNNNNNNNNNNNNNNNNNNNNNNNNNNNNNNNNNNNNNNNNNNNNNNNNNNNNNNNNNNNNNNNNNNNNNNNNNNNNNNNNNNNNNNNNNNNNNNNNNNNNNNNNNNNNNNNNNNNNNNNNNNNNNNNNNNNNNNNNNNNNNNNNNNNNNNNNNNNNNNNNNNNNNNNNNNNNNNNNNNNNNNNNNNNNNNNNNNNNNNNNNNNNNNNNNNNNNNNNNNNNNNNNNNNNNNNNNNNNNNNNNNNNNNNNNNNNNNNNNNNNNNNNNNNNNNNNNNNNNNNNNNNNNNNNNNNNNNNNNNNNNNNNNNNNNNNNNNNNNNNNNNNNNNNNNNNNNNNNNNNNNNNNNNNNNNNNNNNNNNNCGTCGCCTCCTCTAAGGCGACTCAGGggcaaccctagcgccgccaccgcggttccccctccttcttcctcctctccaccGCTGCCAGAGGggcgcccggcgctcggcgcgcgtCCCCGAtgatggtggcggcggggatctGGCGCCTCCTCCTCAGATGGAGGGCTGCGGGCCCCAGGGCAGCGGCCCTGGTCGGCGGCGTGCGGCGCGGCCTGGGCGGTGGGCAGCGCCGGTGGGTGCTGGTGGGTGGCCTCCCACGGCTGCGTGGGCAGCGTGGAGGTCACGGTCGTTGGCGCAGTGGCGGCCCCTCGCTGTCCACCAGGATTCCATGGTGAAGCTTCGGTGCCAGCCCGATCTGCTCCGATCCGTGCCGGCGCTGGTCTCTGGCGGCGGTGTCCATCGTCCCGTGGTGCCGGATGGCTGGATCTGGCGTGTGGGGGTggttccgggggaaacccttggccggcGCGGCGCCCCACCCCCCTCACCAAAGTCGACGTCTTTGACGCCGAGCCCCTCCTTGGAGGCTTTGGGGTGGACCCTCCCCCTCCCGCCTCCGCCCTGAGCTCCGGCGAAAGCCGTTTCTCCCCTGGTCTGGGCGTCGATGGCACCTCGGTGCCgtgttccttcttgaaggcggcggTTGGGAGTTGCTCTCGGTGGTGGAGCGGTTGGTGTCTCGGCTCCAAAGCATGGCGGCCTGGTTGTCCTGCTCTTCTTCTTCGGTCTTCGTCATGGATGCGTGCCTTCGTCCGACAGCTCGCGTCCCTTGCTCCGTGCTGCCGCTGCCGGTTTGGTTCTCGTCGGGTTGGTCAACCGTTGCTCGTGGGTCAGCGTTGGCGGCTTCTCGTTTGGCAGCTCGGTCACCTTGAGCTGAGCTATGTGTAGCCACTCTGCTGGTCGCCGGTGCGGCACCCATCGAGCCTGGGTGAAAGGGTAGCGGCCCTTTGCGACGGTGGAGACAGCTCAAGTGTTGCCCAAGTCTGGCCATGGATGTAGCCGGCGCTCAATGCTTGCATGGCATGTCCCTCCTTCCAAGTACCTAGTTGGCTAGTTGGTGTAGGCGTAGTGATGGTCGTCGGCATCGATGCTCCATTGTTGCCATTGTGTTGTTCTGCCTAGCTCTATGTATCTTCTTTCCGCTTTGCATTGCTTTCTTCTTTTTGTAATGTGGTGCCCCTgttatcctggccggttgatggctttgttaattcaaacttCAAAGTCGGGCAAGGTTCGAGCTCTTCTCGGGCTCGGCCGGCGTCTTTtctctaaaaataaaaaaataaaaaaaataaaaaatgcttgCTCTGACTGGAACAATACTCACGGAGATATATAAAGGTCACAGCCAAAGACTTCTATCGGAGTCTGTTTTTGTGTCAAACAGACTATGatcagccgccgccaccaccctgTCTAGTCTTGATGGTTGTGCAGTTGAAGATTGGTCAATGAAACACACAGGAACATCTGCTTCTCACCACCATCAGTCAGTGTCTCACTCACAGCCTATGAGTGACATACAACTCCTGAAGCTGAGTAATTAATAAATAGTGCTGGAAATGCCTAGCAGACACATGATTCACTCCAATTCCTTGAGCCCATATATACTGGGAGGGACTGCTCCTCCCACCCATATACTTGTATGCATGGATGTCCTGATGAGTGATGAACAAAAGAAAATTCAGAGGATACATACCATCGGCCTGTAGTTGACAACTGCAGATAAGTTTGTGCTGCTCACTTTGGTCGCAGCGAACAACATTATATATACTTATTTTTTTTCGCAGAACAATGCTCAGCCATATATGCTTTTGCCTTCCAGACACTGATTACAGCATTAGCCGAACACACCATCGCAGGGCTAGCTGGAGGTAAATATATACTGGGGCCagcaagttcaagataaccatGAGTGTTTCAACAGGTTCTGTAAATGCTTGCTCCGAGTTTCGGACTGAAACCGTACCCAAGGAGAGATGTACTTGGTACACTATTTGGAACAGGAAATCAAGTGTCACAGAATTCCTGGCATATGAATGTTGTTTGTAAATGAAAGCACGACAACACATACTATATACTTTGTCCAAACATGGTTTCTGCTCTGTTCACAAATGatgttgttgagtaaataggcagttttttgattaaattaatccatgaataaatcatgagcatgacatggacagCTTTGATAACACACTGATTACGATTTAACAGAGCATATACTACGCACATagtaaaacatctacgcatatcgctagtactgctacaacagaaagaaacacgagagggataagcgatgtataccctccaatcggccacgcgGCGGTGGTGACGGTGGCGgcagccgcggcatcctcggcggcctctTGTCGGGctcggccttctcagcggcggcacggtcggcgtcggtcgacatggtgatgacgaaggtgatgcggacgtacatgaacagaagcgagcagtcgcgtagtcgctacccaaaaacctaatcgcccctctcccgtacaggatccgaagaggcggggtttcggaggcctgctctcccgtcaactGTGTACGCAGTGAACGGGATGGAGTCGTCGGCGGCAGCAGCAAcagaggaacgacgtgggcgtggaggcgTAGATGCGTTCTGtttcgcggcggctagggttggcagcgccccacatatatatgtgcggccgcgggtggagagacgtgggctgaacccacgtccaagtcggtagcccatgatccgacgtctcagatcgtggccctacctgtcaaagactctccgttcctgaccagcaaaaagaagcgcataggagtgagctcggctcggctcaatccggcgcggcgcgtcgtgacgaggcgtggcgagcggaggaggaggagtgcacgagggcttcttttcttctcaagctccaatagcatgagggagagaatcccttataaaccactccaactctccttccactagcatggtgggactaaacttcccaccaccttgtcatgccacctacatgggcccttagagataaattctgaaattgtcatatgggctctaggcccatctcatatttcaacaatcccccaccagatctcaggggcccactttgtcctttgttccaaacgctgttttgatataccagcatctcagtggagatcgattaaggttgagctccacctagactaagtagttacactccttcacaactgaacaatggactatgccttgaattgtcagtttggcatcaagaagtttcaccacaagtctcactgatacgaggctgccgaaggccgaccccttgggtggagcatattagtcacactcctggcctgttcctgagcttgctagagatcaccccaatctcatagactgtgaccagcagtcgggctcatataggtgtgttcctccaaagatcgctctgtaggatagcatcttgcttatacatataagccttggaacacattaagacagtagtcatccttccatacagtttccgagagtattgcatctccaacggagtgggttagtaaggTTACTCTCcttagttcaccactggcttgtttccccaggtcctacttcacgggatctccgatcacataggttgggttactaccatggcaactcatgtgggtctcatacccatctcccttgatgtgctatctatcacaacacgtgatagccctttagtaAAGGGATCTGCTAGATTCTTAGCCGTTTGGATATAAACCAACGCTATCACTCCAGAGTTtctcaattttctgacagctttcaatctcattcttatgtgtttgttggacttcatgttgtcctttgaactctt contains:
- the LOC119282665 gene encoding methionine aminopeptidase 2B-like; translation: MAGASTGAATLTKEMEAFHVDVGQTQEAKDTLEKASSIESDATSSKEFKVAYISGGTPGAQPSPPKHDDDAQVDGRSEDDAAASVAAKKKKKKRKAKKKKDPLQQKDPPSVPVDELFPSGDFPEGEIQQYKDDNLYRTTSEEKREQERLQKPMYNSIRRAAEVHRQVRKYMRSIVKPGMLMIELCETLENLVRKLIKENGLQAGIAFPTGCSLNWVAAHWTPNSGDKTVLQYDDVMKLDFGTHIDGHIVDSAFTVAFNPMFNPLLQATRDATNTGIKEAGIDARLCDIGAAIQEVMESYEVEINGKIFQVKSVRNLNGHGIGPYQIHYGKSVPIVKGGEQTKMEEGEFYAIETFGSTGKGFVREDLECSHYMKNFDVGHVPLRVAKARQLLTTINNNFGTLTFCRRYLDRIGETKYLMALKNLCDVGIVQPYPPVCDVRGSYVSQFEHTILLRPTCKEVISRGDDY